The Desulfovibrio sp. UIB00 genome has a window encoding:
- a CDS encoding HD domain-containing phosphohydrolase: MAAEQRKVLDVPMNINEEYYQISGEILSSFPKFRPPVDLFRFREDIAVLAPYCVKGSRLTSDQVDEVAQLCAEGDLFVSRSDHHIYSRHIVKQLDLVLQDNNLKEAEIADICIRALLMRCSDFFEQPVKTLFEPLYRDVMVVTEYLWSDKHHINTFMRRLFRKNNLARHSINSMIVGLWIWLQGTGEFRRKDMDRIAVAMLLHDVGMCKVPPFLLSKAGPLKQEEREKIIPHPIVGVRLMQKMEVSFDELLRACFEHHERLDGSGYPQHTKGNQTTKVGRLAAVADSFAAMICDRPFRKGKDIVQSAKELANDPRYDQEMANALFGGFAAGTIGQMVDMDAVVDTPQPE, encoded by the coding sequence ATGGCCGCAGAGCAAAGGAAAGTTCTTGATGTTCCCATGAACATCAACGAGGAATATTATCAGATCAGCGGCGAAATCCTGTCGAGCTTTCCCAAGTTCCGGCCTCCGGTAGATCTGTTCAGGTTTCGCGAAGACATCGCGGTGCTGGCTCCTTACTGCGTCAAGGGGAGCCGCCTGACCAGCGATCAGGTGGACGAAGTTGCGCAGTTGTGCGCGGAGGGCGACCTTTTTGTTTCCCGCTCCGACCACCACATTTATTCACGCCACATCGTCAAGCAGCTTGACCTTGTGTTGCAGGACAACAACCTCAAGGAAGCGGAAATCGCAGATATCTGCATCCGCGCCCTGCTTATGCGTTGCAGCGACTTTTTTGAACAGCCTGTCAAAACGCTCTTTGAACCGCTGTACCGCGATGTTATGGTTGTTACTGAGTACTTGTGGAGCGACAAACACCACATCAACACATTCATGCGCCGTCTGTTTCGCAAAAACAATCTTGCACGGCATTCCATCAACAGCATGATTGTGGGCCTGTGGATATGGTTGCAGGGCACGGGTGAATTCCGCCGCAAAGATATGGATCGCATTGCAGTTGCCATGCTGCTGCACGATGTGGGCATGTGCAAGGTTCCCCCTTTCCTGCTCAGCAAGGCTGGCCCTCTGAAGCAGGAAGAAAGGGAAAAAATCATTCCCCATCCCATTGTGGGCGTTCGGTTGATGCAAAAGATGGAAGTGTCTTTTGACGAACTGCTGCGCGCCTGCTTTGAGCACCACGAGCGGCTTGACGGTTCGGGCTATCCCCAGCACACCAAGGGCAACCAGACCACCAAGGTTGGACGCCTTGCAGCGGTAGCCGACTCTTTTGCCGCCATGATTTGCGATCGGCCTTTTAGAAAGGGCAAGGATATTGTGCAGTCTGCCAAGGAACTTGCCAACGACCCGCGCTATGATCAGGAAATGGCCAACGCGCTGTTCGGTGGTTTTGCCGCTGGCACCATAGGGCAAATGGTCGACATGGACGCCGTGGTGGATACGCCGCAGCCGGAATAG
- a CDS encoding 4Fe-4S binding protein yields MAQETARVLEQELTQHMPLARGVDCDWTFPEGRAAAHTLGAEDVLVFAFPVYAGRIPPLLMEPLAKLAGHGARAVPLAVYGNRHYDDALLEAVDLFVAKGFSVPAAGAFVAEHSMTAKVGTGRPDAEDMAAIAEFARNAASVISSGKSATVAVPGNRPYKALPPAADIRPQTLDLCTQCGLCARVCPVRVIDADNAAQVAQGCLRCCACVKICPEQAKYFDNPQVDKIVAMLESKYRERREPEVFFAAAGKM; encoded by the coding sequence ATGGCGCAAGAGACTGCCCGTGTTCTGGAGCAGGAACTGACGCAGCATATGCCGCTGGCGCGCGGCGTTGACTGTGACTGGACGTTTCCTGAAGGGCGGGCGGCAGCCCACACGCTTGGGGCGGAGGATGTGCTGGTTTTTGCCTTTCCGGTCTATGCCGGGCGTATTCCCCCATTGCTGATGGAGCCGCTGGCAAAGTTGGCAGGGCATGGCGCGCGAGCGGTTCCGCTTGCTGTGTATGGCAACAGGCACTATGACGACGCCCTGCTTGAAGCGGTTGATCTGTTTGTAGCCAAAGGGTTTTCCGTTCCTGCGGCAGGGGCCTTTGTGGCAGAGCACAGCATGACGGCAAAGGTAGGGACTGGCAGGCCCGATGCAGAAGATATGGCCGCTATAGCGGAATTTGCCCGCAATGCAGCCAGCGTCATCTCCAGCGGAAAAAGCGCAACTGTGGCTGTGCCCGGCAACCGCCCTTACAAGGCGCTGCCCCCAGCGGCGGATATTCGGCCTCAGACCCTTGATTTATGTACGCAGTGCGGCTTGTGCGCCAGGGTGTGCCCTGTGCGCGTGATTGATGCCGACAATGCCGCGCAGGTGGCGCAGGGCTGTTTGCGCTGTTGCGCCTGCGTAAAAATCTGCCCGGAACAGGCAAAGTATTTTGACAATCCGCAGGTGGACAAAATCGTTGCCATGCTTGAAAGCAAGTACCGTGAACGGCGTGAGCCAGAAGTGTTTTTTGCCGCAGCGGGCAAAATGTAA
- a CDS encoding glycine zipper domain-containing protein: MKNLLIITLLAALFVSGIGCTNMSKTQQGVASGAALGALGGAGVAAIAGGSAAWGALAGAGVGALAGGIVGHEQSKKAW; encoded by the coding sequence ATGAAAAATTTGTTGATAATCACGTTGCTGGCCGCCTTGTTTGTCAGCGGCATTGGGTGCACCAATATGAGCAAGACCCAGCAGGGTGTTGCCAGTGGCGCGGCCCTTGGCGCGCTTGGCGGTGCTGGCGTTGCAGCCATTGCCGGTGGATCCGCTGCCTGGGGCGCTCTGGCTGGCGCGGGCGTGGGCGCTCTGGCTGGCGGCATAGTCGGGCACGAGCAGAGCAAGAAAGCCTGGTAA
- the carA gene encoding glutamine-hydrolyzing carbamoyl-phosphate synthase small subunit, whose translation MKALLVLEDGFTLEGKSFTGDFETGGEVIFTTGMTGYQEVLTDPSYYGQMVCMTYPLVGNYGISEADMESARVHCSAFLVKECCKQPSNWQSVMALPAFLQKFDTPGMEGLDTRALTRHLRINGAMRGMISTRELNPAALKEKVLAQPTMKGRNLVPFVAAQEPYAWFENQPQKVALGADGAYAWRGTGLPLLVYDYGIKWNILRRLCEAGFEPLAVPPNFSAAQAKASGAKGVFLSNGPGDPATLTAEIALVRELVGSFPVTGICLGHQLIGHALGGTTDKLKFGHHGCNHPVKDLTTGRIEISSQNHGFHVVLDGVNDVEATHINLNDNTLEGLRHKTLPVMSVQYHPEAAAGPRDGQYLFGRFRQLIGEAAGA comes from the coding sequence ATGAAAGCATTGCTGGTGCTGGAAGACGGATTCACGTTGGAAGGCAAATCCTTTACCGGAGACTTTGAAACCGGCGGTGAAGTGATTTTCACCACGGGCATGACTGGCTATCAGGAAGTGCTCACCGACCCCTCCTACTATGGGCAGATGGTCTGCATGACCTATCCGCTGGTGGGCAACTACGGCATTTCCGAGGCTGATATGGAATCGGCCCGCGTGCATTGCAGCGCCTTTCTGGTAAAGGAATGCTGCAAGCAGCCCTCCAACTGGCAGTCTGTCATGGCATTGCCCGCCTTTTTGCAGAAGTTCGATACGCCTGGCATGGAAGGGCTGGATACCCGCGCCCTGACGCGCCACCTGCGCATCAACGGGGCCATGCGCGGCATGATTTCCACCAGGGAGCTGAACCCCGCTGCCCTCAAGGAAAAAGTGCTTGCCCAGCCCACCATGAAGGGGCGTAACCTTGTGCCCTTTGTGGCAGCGCAGGAACCCTACGCATGGTTTGAAAACCAGCCGCAAAAGGTCGCTCTCGGCGCAGACGGCGCCTACGCCTGGCGCGGAACGGGCCTGCCCCTGCTTGTGTATGATTATGGCATCAAGTGGAACATTCTGCGCCGCCTGTGCGAGGCTGGTTTTGAGCCTCTGGCGGTGCCGCCGAACTTCAGCGCTGCGCAGGCCAAGGCCAGCGGGGCCAAGGGCGTGTTCCTTTCCAACGGCCCCGGCGACCCGGCCACCCTGACTGCCGAAATCGCTCTGGTGCGCGAACTTGTGGGTTCGTTCCCGGTCACGGGCATCTGCCTAGGGCATCAGCTTATCGGTCACGCCCTTGGCGGCACCACCGACAAGCTCAAGTTCGGCCACCACGGCTGCAATCACCCGGTCAAGGATTTGACCACAGGGCGCATCGAAATTTCGTCGCAGAACCACGGTTTCCATGTGGTGCTGGACGGCGTGAACGATGTGGAAGCCACGCATATCAACCTGAACGACAATACGCTTGAAGGGCTGCGTCACAAGACCTTGCCTGTCATGAGCGTGCAGTACCACCCCGAAGCGGCGGCTGGCCCCCGCGATGGACAGTACCTCTTTGGCCGCTTCCGTCAGCTTATAGGCGAGGCCGCAGGAGCGTAG